The following are encoded in a window of Clostridium thermarum genomic DNA:
- a CDS encoding phosphodiester glycosidase family protein — protein sequence MRKFLSKPYRWAAIYSIILILSVTFTLLDTFVLPKAITKVSTESAGSKKTSEGGSNSINNDSSGSSTTKPDTQKEAVITDRTYEDENIKITIETYRKYDSNIYVADIQLSDAACLKTALANNTYGRNITQKTSVIAEANRAIFAINGDFYGFRDEGYVVRNGEAYRDTARIGDNDALVIDKDGNLSIVSEGEESLDSLMDKGAWQVLSFGPGLVVDGNIVVDSSSEVAKSMASNPRTAIGQVDQLHYIVIVSDGRTSDSEGLSLLELAQEFKERGCTVAYNLDGGGSSTMYFNGEVINNPTSGKKMGERKVSDIVYIGY from the coding sequence ATGAGAAAATTTTTATCTAAGCCGTACAGGTGGGCGGCTATTTACTCTATAATACTTATACTTTCTGTTACTTTTACGCTGCTGGATACTTTTGTGTTACCGAAAGCAATAACTAAGGTCTCGACAGAATCGGCAGGTTCAAAAAAGACATCAGAAGGGGGTTCAAATTCGATAAATAATGATTCTTCAGGTTCGTCTACAACAAAACCTGATACTCAGAAGGAAGCGGTTATTACCGATAGGACCTATGAGGATGAAAATATAAAAATAACAATTGAAACTTACCGGAAGTATGACTCAAATATCTATGTGGCTGATATTCAGCTTTCCGATGCTGCCTGTCTGAAAACAGCCCTTGCAAATAATACTTACGGTCGAAATATAACGCAAAAGACTTCAGTTATAGCAGAGGCTAATAGGGCCATCTTTGCCATAAACGGAGATTTTTATGGATTCAGAGATGAGGGCTATGTGGTGCGTAATGGTGAAGCATACAGGGATACGGCCAGGATTGGGGATAATGATGCCTTGGTTATAGACAAGGATGGTAACTTATCCATAGTTTCAGAAGGTGAAGAAAGTTTGGATTCATTAATGGATAAGGGGGCATGGCAGGTGTTATCCTTTGGCCCTGGATTGGTGGTAGATGGCAATATTGTTGTAGACAGTTCCAGTGAAGTGGCAAAATCTATGGCAAGTAATCCTAGAACTGCAATTGGCCAGGTAGACCAGCTTCATTATATTGTAATTGTATCTGATGGCCGTACCAGCGACAGTGAAGGACTTTCCCTTCTAGAGCTTGCACAGGAGTTTAAGGAAAGGGGCTGCACCGTAGCATATAACCTAGACGGAGGAGGATCCTCCACTATGTACTTTAACGGAGAGGTTATAAATAACCCCACAAGTGGTAAAAAGATGGGAGAAAGAAAGGTGAGCGACATTGTCTATATTGGATATTAA
- a CDS encoding bifunctional glycosyltransferase family 2/GtrA family protein, with amino-acid sequence MVILIPAYEPGRKLINLIYDLINSCEYDIVVVDDGSGEEYKYIFDTVISLGCTVLTHEKNMGKGAALKTGFRYIQQTNEKTGVVTADCDGQHLPKDIVKIAETIKEHKNSVVLGTRRFAGKVPFRSRFGNSVTRAVFSFASGAKVYDTQTGLRGFSADMLPWLCQISGNRFEYEMNMLLETIPAGYSFYEIDIDTVYLERNKSSHFHPLKDSIKVYLPIIKFSISSILSGIIDFLLLGVIQFFTSHLFLAVIGARICSALFNYTINRIYVFSKFKEASVKTSLPRYFMLASFIMIANYSVIDIYYSVLGLSLFLAKILTEVTIFFFSYWYQRKFVFIK; translated from the coding sequence ATGGTGATTTTAATCCCAGCCTATGAACCTGGAAGAAAGCTGATTAATTTAATATATGATTTAATCAATTCATGTGAATATGATATCGTAGTTGTAGATGATGGAAGCGGGGAAGAGTATAAGTACATCTTTGACACCGTCATCAGCCTTGGATGTACAGTTTTAACTCATGAGAAAAATATGGGTAAAGGTGCAGCCTTAAAAACCGGATTTAGATATATACAACAGACCAATGAAAAAACAGGGGTTGTTACCGCAGATTGCGATGGACAGCATTTACCAAAAGATATTGTCAAGATTGCAGAGACCATAAAAGAACACAAGAATTCTGTTGTGCTTGGAACAAGAAGATTTGCAGGAAAAGTACCATTCCGCAGCCGCTTTGGAAATAGTGTGACGAGAGCTGTCTTCTCTTTTGCCAGCGGTGCTAAGGTCTATGATACTCAAACCGGTCTCCGCGGATTCTCTGCAGATATGCTTCCCTGGCTTTGTCAGATTTCTGGCAATAGATTTGAATATGAAATGAATATGCTTTTAGAGACTATCCCAGCAGGATATAGTTTTTATGAGATTGATATAGACACAGTATATCTGGAAAGAAATAAATCTTCGCATTTTCACCCGTTAAAAGATTCCATAAAGGTATACCTGCCAATCATTAAATTCAGTATATCTTCTATTTTATCAGGGATAATTGATTTTCTTCTTCTGGGAGTGATACAATTTTTTACTTCTCATTTATTTCTAGCGGTAATAGGAGCAAGAATATGCAGTGCTTTGTTTAATTACACAATAAATAGGATCTATGTATTTTCTAAATTTAAAGAAGCCTCTGTGAAGACTTCATTACCAAGATATTTCATGCTGGCCTCCTTCATAATGATTGCAAATTACAGTGTAATTGATATATATTACAGTGTGCTGGGTTTATCCCTATTTTTAGCCAAAATATTAACTGAAGTTACTATATTCTTTTTCAGCTATTGGTATCAAAGAAAGTTTGTCTTTATCAAATAA
- a CDS encoding ABC transporter ATP-binding protein, translating to MAQNKKPMPPIKGGAGGKKIPGRGVENPIKVLTRLLGYIFKEFKLLLFIVTLTIMVSSLTNVAGTLFLRSLIDDYITPLLGQSNPNFGPLLKAVLTMASIYYIGVLSNYLHNRLMVLITQGTLKKFRDDMFAHMQKLPISFFDTHPHGEVMSIYTNDTDALRQMISQSMPQLLSSFITVVSVFISMIYLSIPLTIIQVIIIGIIFYVTRVVGGNSGRYFAQQQVNLGKLNGYIEEMMEGQKVVKVFNHEEEAKGDFDKLNDTLYESAYQANMYANILMPILGNIGYINYVLTSALGAILAIKGFGSFTIGALASFLQLTRSFSQTMNQASQQFNFILMALAGADRIFKLLDEKPEMDQGYVTLVNVREDEHGNLIESEERTGLWAWKHPHEDGTVTYTKLLGEVVFDDVDFGYREDKIILHNIKLYAKPGQKIAFVGATGAGKTTITNLINRFYDIQDGKIRYDGININKIKKNDLRRSLGIVLQDAHLFTGTVADNIRYGKLNATDEEVIAAAKLANAHQFIKHLPNGYETMLTGDGGNLSQGQRQLLTIARAAIADPPVLILDEATSSIDTRTEAIVQDGMDKLMKGRTVFVIAHRLSTVKNSDVIMVLEQGRIIERGSHEELIKQKGKYYQLYTGAFELS from the coding sequence ATGGCTCAGAATAAAAAGCCAATGCCTCCTATAAAGGGGGGGGCAGGTGGAAAAAAGATACCTGGAAGAGGCGTTGAAAATCCTATAAAAGTGTTAACTAGATTACTGGGCTATATATTTAAGGAATTTAAATTATTACTTTTTATAGTTACATTGACTATAATGGTAAGCTCACTAACTAATGTTGCCGGAACACTATTTTTAAGGAGTTTGATTGATGATTATATAACTCCGCTTTTAGGTCAATCTAATCCTAACTTTGGACCACTTTTAAAGGCAGTGCTTACAATGGCATCCATATATTATATCGGAGTATTGTCTAATTATTTGCATAACCGATTGATGGTTTTAATAACTCAAGGTACATTAAAGAAGTTTAGAGATGATATGTTTGCTCATATGCAAAAATTACCTATAAGCTTTTTTGACACCCATCCTCACGGTGAGGTAATGAGTATATATACAAATGATACTGATGCATTAAGACAAATGATCAGCCAAAGTATGCCACAATTACTTTCTTCCTTTATAACAGTTGTCAGTGTATTTATTTCTATGATTTATCTGAGTATACCGCTTACAATTATTCAGGTTATAATAATAGGAATTATCTTCTATGTTACCAGAGTTGTCGGAGGAAATAGCGGAAGATATTTTGCCCAGCAGCAAGTAAACCTAGGAAAATTAAACGGATATATAGAAGAGATGATGGAAGGACAAAAGGTTGTAAAAGTCTTTAATCATGAAGAAGAAGCAAAGGGTGATTTTGATAAGTTAAATGATACCCTCTATGAAAGTGCCTATCAAGCAAATATGTATGCCAATATTCTGATGCCTATCCTAGGAAACATTGGCTATATAAATTATGTGCTTACTTCTGCCCTGGGAGCTATCCTAGCCATTAAGGGCTTTGGATCCTTTACAATCGGTGCCCTGGCATCCTTCCTTCAATTAACCAGAAGCTTTAGTCAGACAATGAACCAGGCTTCCCAGCAGTTTAACTTCATATTGATGGCGCTGGCCGGAGCTGATCGTATATTTAAGCTCTTGGATGAAAAGCCGGAAATGGATCAAGGTTATGTGACTTTAGTTAATGTAAGAGAAGATGAACACGGCAACTTAATAGAATCTGAGGAGCGTACAGGTCTATGGGCTTGGAAGCATCCGCATGAAGATGGCACTGTCACTTATACAAAGCTTCTCGGTGAAGTGGTATTTGATGATGTGGATTTTGGATATAGGGAAGATAAAATTATATTGCACAATATAAAACTCTATGCAAAACCAGGACAAAAGATAGCCTTCGTTGGCGCTACCGGTGCTGGAAAAACAACTATAACAAATCTGATTAACAGATTTTATGATATTCAAGACGGAAAGATAAGATATGACGGCATCAATATCAATAAAATTAAGAAGAACGATTTGAGAAGATCTCTGGGAATTGTACTTCAGGATGCTCATCTTTTTACAGGAACTGTGGCAGATAATATAAGGTATGGTAAATTAAATGCAACGGATGAAGAAGTTATAGCAGCGGCTAAACTTGCCAATGCCCATCAGTTTATAAAGCATTTACCTAATGGATATGAAACCATGCTTACCGGAGACGGAGGAAACCTATCACAAGGTCAAAGACAGCTGCTGACAATCGCCAGGGCTGCCATTGCAGACCCGCCGGTTTTAATACTGGACGAAGCTACCTCAAGTATAGATACAAGAACGGAAGCTATAGTTCAGGACGGAATGGATAAGCTGATGAAGGGCAGAACAGTATTTGTAATAGCCCACAGGCTTTCTACAGTTAAGAATTCAGATGTAATCATGGTGTTAGAACAGGGAAGAATAATTGAAAGAGGAAGCCATGAAGAGTTGATTAAACAAAAAGGAAAGTACTATCAGCTCTATACTGGTGCCTTTGAGCTTTCATAA
- a CDS encoding ABC transporter ATP-binding protein — translation MIKKILRYVNEFKRDSIITPVFIALEVVLEIILPYLMSMIIDNGVEKGNIKYVLTIGAIMIVASVLSLIFGALAGKYAARASSGVARNIRKAMYYKIQDYSFANIDKYSTAGLVTRLTTDVTNVQNAYQMSIRMLARPPIMLISAMAMSFYLNARLALVFIGAIIFLGASLYFIMTSAHPYFKSVFKQYDDLNASVQENLTGIRAVKAYVREGYETSKFHKASKKVYENFLKAEKIIIYNSPIMQFTMNTCILLLSWIGAKLIVGGSMTTGELMSFFTYSTNILMSLMFLSMVFLMLIMARSSVERILEVLEEKVDLTNGPNPVYEVKDGSIEFKNVSFSYHKRRDNLVLEGINLKIKSGETVGVIGGTGSGKTTLMQLIPRLYDVTEGSVEVGGIDVRDYDIETLRNEVSMVLQKNVLFSGTIKENLRWGNKDATDEELIIACKQAQADEFIQNLPDKYDTYIEQGGTNVSGGQKQRLCIARALLKKPKILILDDSTSAVDTRTDALIRKAFRETIPNTTKIIIAQRVSSVQDADKIVVLDDGKIDGIGTHEELLKTSTIYREVYESQVKGADENGSE, via the coding sequence ATGATTAAAAAAATATTAAGATATGTAAATGAGTTTAAAAGGGACTCCATAATCACACCTGTGTTTATCGCCTTAGAAGTAGTTTTGGAAATAATTCTACCATATTTGATGTCAATGATTATTGATAATGGAGTAGAAAAGGGAAATATAAAATATGTTCTTACCATAGGAGCAATAATGATAGTTGCATCAGTCTTATCCTTGATTTTTGGCGCCCTAGCTGGTAAGTATGCCGCAAGGGCATCTTCTGGAGTTGCCAGAAATATTAGAAAGGCAATGTATTACAAGATACAGGATTACTCTTTTGCAAATATAGATAAGTATTCAACAGCAGGCCTGGTTACCAGACTGACTACAGATGTAACAAATGTTCAAAACGCCTATCAAATGTCAATAAGAATGCTTGCACGACCCCCCATTATGTTAATTTCCGCTATGGCCATGAGTTTTTACTTAAATGCAAGATTAGCTCTGGTGTTCATAGGTGCAATAATATTCCTTGGAGCATCATTGTATTTCATTATGACCAGTGCCCATCCTTATTTTAAGAGTGTTTTTAAACAATACGATGATTTGAATGCCAGTGTTCAGGAGAACTTAACTGGTATTCGTGCTGTAAAGGCCTATGTAAGAGAAGGATATGAAACAAGTAAATTCCATAAGGCTTCTAAAAAAGTTTATGAAAACTTCTTAAAAGCTGAAAAGATAATAATATATAATTCCCCTATTATGCAGTTTACTATGAATACCTGTATTTTACTTCTTTCTTGGATTGGAGCAAAGCTCATTGTTGGAGGCTCCATGACCACAGGAGAATTAATGAGCTTCTTCACTTATAGCACTAACATATTAATGAGTCTTATGTTCCTATCCATGGTATTCTTAATGCTCATAATGGCAAGATCCTCCGTTGAAAGAATCTTAGAGGTTTTAGAGGAGAAGGTAGATTTGACAAATGGACCTAATCCTGTATATGAAGTAAAGGATGGCTCCATAGAATTTAAAAATGTGAGCTTTAGCTACCATAAGAGAAGGGATAACTTAGTTCTTGAAGGTATTAATTTAAAGATTAAATCCGGTGAAACTGTAGGGGTTATCGGAGGAACAGGAAGCGGAAAAACAACGCTGATGCAGCTCATTCCAAGGTTATACGATGTTACAGAAGGCTCTGTAGAAGTTGGAGGCATTGACGTAAGGGATTACGATATAGAAACCCTTAGAAATGAAGTTTCCATGGTACTGCAAAAGAATGTATTATTCTCCGGAACAATCAAAGAGAATTTAAGATGGGGAAACAAGGATGCCACAGATGAAGAATTGATTATTGCCTGTAAACAAGCTCAGGCAGATGAGTTTATACAAAACCTTCCAGATAAGTATGATACCTATATAGAGCAGGGTGGAACCAACGTATCAGGAGGACAAAAACAAAGATTATGTATCGCAAGAGCCCTGCTTAAGAAACCTAAAATTTTAATTTTAGACGATTCTACCAGTGCAGTAGATACTAGGACTGATGCCCTTATAAGAAAGGCCTTTAGGGAAACAATACCCAATACTACAAAGATTATTATCGCCCAGCGTGTTTCCTCAGTTCAAGACGCAGATAAGATTGTTGTGCTAGATGACGGCAAGATAGATGGAATAGGAACTCATGAAGAACTGTTAAAAACAAGCACTATCTATCGTGAAGTGTATGAATCTCAAGTGAAAGGAGCTGATGAAAATGGCTCAGAATAA
- a CDS encoding MarR family winged helix-turn-helix transcriptional regulator — MNSEVHIGKIISIFSNRIHRRIGREVAQYGLTSVQGRILGFVYRQSGKKDVFQKDIEEELDIRRSSVTSVLQLMEKNGYIKRVSVSEDARLKKIILTEKGEEVQNKIYESILKIEKSLQEELSDEEMEILVGLINRLSNKVAD, encoded by the coding sequence ATGAATAGTGAAGTGCATATTGGAAAGATAATAAGTATTTTTTCCAATAGAATTCATAGGAGAATAGGACGGGAGGTTGCGCAATACGGTTTAACAAGTGTTCAAGGCAGAATTCTTGGCTTTGTATATCGCCAGTCTGGAAAAAAAGATGTATTTCAAAAGGATATAGAAGAAGAACTTGATATAAGACGTTCTTCTGTAACTAGCGTTCTTCAGTTGATGGAGAAGAATGGATACATTAAAAGGGTAAGTGTTTCCGAAGATGCAAGGCTTAAGAAGATAATACTTACGGAAAAGGGAGAAGAGGTTCAAAATAAAATATATGAATCCATACTTAAAATTGAAAAATCCTTACAAGAGGAATTAAGTGATGAAGAAATGGAAATATTAGTTGGATTGATAAATAGGCTATCTAATAAAGTAGCTGACTAA